One genomic window of Tachypleus tridentatus isolate NWPU-2018 chromosome 12, ASM421037v1, whole genome shotgun sequence includes the following:
- the LOC143235152 gene encoding ras-related protein Rap1-like, translating into MKILAITRGDAFLLVYSIEDAGSFEEVRHEREFIINIRPLSVSTIVVGNKCDLESDLKVRKELAESTVTVDWENWFIEVSAKTDTNISNIYNNVLKQARALGETPILEQRRRSLPIFTSPKVKDGLILKLHSCVIS; encoded by the coding sequence ATGAAGATATTAGCTATAACCAGGGGCGACGCCTTCCTTTTGGTGTATTCCATCGAAGATGCTGGATCCTTCGAAGAAGTGCGACACGAACGAGAGTTTATCATCAACATTCGACCGCTGAGTGTCTCCACCATCGTCGTGGGCAACAAGTGTGATCTGGAAAGTGATCTAAAGGTTAGGAAGGAGCTAGCGGAGAGTACAGTGACCGTGGACTGGGAGAACTGGTTTATAGAAGTCTCTGCAAAGACTGAcacaaatatttctaacatttataacaatgttttgaaacaagCTCGTGCTCTTGGTGAGACGCCAATCTTGGAACAGAGAAGGCGGTCACTGCCGATTTTCACTTCTCCCAAGGTTAAAGACGGCTTGATCTTAAAACTTCACAGCTGTGTGATTTCATGA